The following nucleotide sequence is from Streptomyces pactum.
GGCCACCCTGCTGCTCTTCGGCTGGCTGCCCGCGGTCCTGATCAGCCTCGCCGTCGTCGTCCTGGTCGGCGCCGCCCGCCGGCACCGCTGGCGGCAGGCCCTGCTGCACGGCTCCATCGACATCCTGGGCCTGGGCGCCGCCGCGCTCACCCTCGCCGCCTTCGGGACCGTGCCCTCGGTGGAACACGCCTGGCACCCCGACGGCTGGGAGCTGTACCACGTCCCGCAGGTGGCGCTGGCGGCTTTCGGCTATCTGCTGGTCACCCGGGCGCTGCTGTGGTTCGCCCTCGCCCAGCCCGGCACCGCCCTGCGCACCGTCGCCCGCACCGCGCTGGTCCGGCAGGCCCTGGTCGGCGTCGCGCTGCTGGGCATCTCCCCGCTCATCGTGGTCGTCGCCGACCACCGCCCGCTGATGCTCCCGCTGTTCGCGGTGCCGCTGATCGCCCTGGACTCCACCCTGTGGATCGCCCGGGTCCGCGCCGAGGAGCAGCTGCGGGACCCGCTGACCGGACTGCCCAACCGCCAGTGGCTGCTGGACCGCACCTGGACCGCCCTGGACGAGGCCGAACGGGAGGGCGTGCGGACCGCCCTGGTCCTCATCGACCTGGACCGCTTCCGCTCGGTCAACGACACCCTCGGCCACCTCGCCGGCGACCGGCTGCTGCTCCAGATCGCCGAACGGCTCCGGCTGGCACTGCCCCGGGGCGCCGAGGCGGCCCGGCTCGGCGGCGACGAGTTCGCCGTCCTGCTGCCCACCGCCGACTCCCTCACCAGCGCCCAGCGGGTGGCCCGCAACCTCATCTCGGCGCTCGGCTCCCCGCTCGACCTCGACGGGCTCACCCTGGTGCTGGAGGCGAGCGCCGGGGTCGCCGTCTACCCCGACCACGCGCAGGACGCCGAAGGGCTGCTGCGCCGCGCCGACGTGGCGATGTACCAGGCGAAGCGGGACCGCAGCGGCGCCGAGGTGTACGAGGCCCGGCGGGACGGCAACACCCCCGACCGGCTGGGCCTCCTGGGCGACCTGCGCCGCGCCCTCGACGCCGGCCAGGTCGAACTCCACTACCAGCCCAAGGTCGGCTTCGACGGCCACGTCGCCGGGCTGGAGGCGCTGGTCCGCTGGGCGCACCCGGACCGCGGCCGGGTCCCGCCCGACGAGTTCATCGCCATCGCCGAGAGCTCCGGGCTGATGCCCCGGCTGACCGAGTACGTGCTGGAGACCGCGCTCGGCCAGGTCGCCCGGTGGCGGGCCGACGGCCTGGAGGTGCCGGTCGCGGTCAACGTCTCCCCGCGCGACGTGCACACCCCCGGCTTCGCCGGCGCGGTCGCCGGACGGCTCGCCCGGCACGGCGTCCCGCCCGGCGCGCTGCAACTGGAGATCACCGAACACGTGCTGCTGGAGGACCCGCAGCGGGCCGCCGACACCCTCGCCGGACTCGCCGGCCACGGCGTGAAGATGTCCCTGGACGACTTCGGCACCGGGTACTCCTCCCTGGTCCACCTGCGGCGGCTGCCGGTCAGCGAGCTGAAGATCGACCGGTCCTTCGTGGCCCGGCTGGCGGTGGACAACGAGGACGCCGAGATCGTGCGCTGCACCGTGGACCTCGCCCACTCCCTCGGACTGCTGGTGGTCGCCGAGGGCGTCGAGGACGACGAGACCTGGGAGCGGCTGCGCGACCTGGGCTGCGACGCGGTGCAGGGCTGGCTGGTCGCCGCGGCGATGCCGCCGGAGGAGACCACGGCCTGGCTGCGCACCCGCGGCGAGGGCACCGGCCGCGGCGCCGGTGCGGCCGGCGGGCCCGCCGCCGTCCGGCCCGCGCCGGCCGACGGAACCCGGCCCGCCGCGGCCGGCGGTGCGCGCGGGCCGGCCGGCCCCGCCCTGCCGCCCGGCCCGGGCTCGGCGAAGGCCGCCGGCGGGACGCGGGGCTCCGGCCCGGCGAAGGCCCCCGGCGGGGCGCGGACCCCGGACGGCGCGCGGACCCCGGGCGGGGCGCGCGGCTCCGACGGGGCGAGGACCTCCGGTGGCACGCGGACCTCCGGTGGCACGCGGAACTCCGGCGGGGCGAGACCCTCCGACGGGGCGCGGGCGGTGGGCGGTTCACGGCAGACCGGCGGAACGGGCGGGTCCGGCGCGCCGCGCGTCACCGCCCCGGGCGGCCCCCGGCCCGCCCGGGACCCCTGGACCCTTCCCCGAGCCGGAACCGGCCGCCGGCCCGGTCCCGCTGCGGCCGTGCCCGCGCACCGGGGCCGGGACACCGGTGGAGCCGGTCCCGCTCGCCGAGTCCGCGCCGCTCATCGAGCCCGAGCCGCTCGCCCCGGCGGCGGTGCCGCTGGACGGCCCGCAGCCCGAGGTCGCCGCCACCGCGGCGGCCACCACCACCGCCGACCGCGAGGCGGACCAGTCGGTCACCTGAGCCGGGCCCGCGCCGACCGCGCCACCCACCCCGGGTCAGGGGCCCGCCCCGGGCGGGGCGGCGCACCGGCACCGGCGTCCGGAACGGGCCCGCGCCCGGGGACCCCGGCCCGCCGCCGAGCGACCCCGCGCCGGGCCGGACGTCCGCCCCGGGGCGACCGCCGCCGCGACCGCGCGGACGTCCGCCCGGGCACCGCGGGCGGGCCCGCTCCCGGCGCCCGCCGGGACCTGGGCCCGCCGCCGAGAGGCCCCGCGCCGGGCCGCGACGGTACGTGTTTCGCCCGTAGCACCCGCCGAGCCATAGGATTGGCCGCGAAACACTCCACACTCACCCTGAGGATCGCTGCATGCCTGGCATCACGCGCGAGGAGGTCGCCCACCTCGCCCGGCTGGCGCGTCTGGAGCTGCGCGACGAAGAGCTCGACCACTTCGCCGGACAGCTCGACGACATCATCGGCGCGGTCGCCCGCGTCTCCGAGGTCGCCGACCAAGACGTACCGCCGACCTCCCACCCGCTGCCGCTGACCAACGTCATGCGCCCGGACGAGGTCCGTCCCTCGCTGACCCCGCAGGAGGCGCTCTCCGGCGCCCCCGCCCAGGAGCAGCAGCGTTTCAAGGTGCCGCAGATCCTGGGGGAGGAGTAATCACATGGCTGATCTGACCAGGCTCACCGCGGCCGAGACCGCCGCGAAGATCGCGTCCGGCGAGGTCACCGCCGTCGAGGTCACCGAGGCCCACCTGGCGCGCATCGACGCGGTGGACGAGAAGGTCCACGCCTTCCTGCACGTCGACCGGGCCGGCGCCCTCGCCCAGGCCCGCGCCGTGGACGAGAAGCGGGAGCGCGGCGAGAAGCTCGGCCCGCTGGCCGGGGTGCCGCTGGCGCTCAAGGACATCTTCACCACCAAGGGCGTGCCGACCACCGTCGGTTCCAAGATCCTTGAGGGCTGGGTGCCGCCGTACGACGCCACGCTCACCCGCCGGCTCAAGGACGCGGACGTCGTCATCCTCGGCAAGACCAACATGGACGAGTTCGCCATGGGGTCCTCCACCGAGAACAGCGCCTACGGCCCCACCGGCAACCCGTGGGACCTCACCCGCATCCCGGGCGGTTCCGGCGGCGGTTCCTCCGCCGCCCTCGCCTCGTACCAGGCGCCGCTGGCCATCGGCACCGACACCGGCGGCTCGATCCGCCAGCCGGCGGCCGTCACCGGCACCGTCGGCGTCAAGCCCACCTACGGCGCGGTCTCCCGCTACGGCATGGTGGCCTTCTCCTCCTCCCTCGACCAGGGCGGGCCGTGCGCCCGCACCGTGCTGGACGCGGCGCTGCTGCACGAGGTGATCGCCGGGCACGACCCGCTGGACTCCACCTCCATCGACGCGCCGGTGCCGCCGGTGGTCGAGGCCGCCCGCAACGGCTCGGTGGAGGGCATGCGGGTCGGCGTGGTCAAGCAGTTCCGCGGCGAGGGCTACCAGGCCGGCGTGATGCAGCGCTTCGAGGAGTCGGTGGCGCTGCTCAAGGAGCTGGGCGCCGAGATCGTCGAGCTGGACTGCCCCTCCTTCGACCTGGCGCTGGCCGCGTACTACCTCATCGCGCCCTCCGAGTGCTCCTCCAACCTGGCCCGCTTCGACGCCATGCGGTACGGCCTGCGGGTCGGCGACGACGGCACCCGGTCGGCCGAGGAGGTCACCTCGCTCACCCGCGAGGCCGGCTTCGGCGCCGAGGTCAAGCGCCGGATCATGCTGGGCACCTACGCCCTGTCGTCCGGCTACTACGACGCCTACTACGGCTCCGCCCAGAAGGTCCGCACGCTCATCAAGCAGGACTTCGAGCAGGCCTTCGAGCAGGTGGACGTGATCGTCTCGCCGACCACGCCCACCACCGCCTTCCCGATCGGCGAGCGCGCCGACGACCCGATGGCGATGTACCTGGCGGACCTGTGCACCATCCCGACCAACCTGGCGGGCAACGCGGCGATGTCCCTGCCGTGCGGCCTGGCGCCCGAGGACGGGCTGCCGGTGGGCCTGCAGATCATCGCCCCGGCCATGGCCGACGACCGCCTGTACCGGGTGGGCGCCGCCGTCGAGGCCGCGTTCACCGCCCGGTGGGGCCACCCGCTGCTGGAGGAGGCACCGTCGCTGTGACCGCCGCACCCCACGGACCCGGCCGCGCCCTGCGCGGCCGGTCCCGGGCCGCGGCGGGCGACGGACCGGCCACCGGGCCGCACCCGACCACGAATCCCGCACCCCCGTGCCGCCCCGGTGGCACGGGGGCACGCCCCGGGCCACCCGCCCGGGGGCAGAACGGAGGCACGCTGTGAGCGCTCTGAAGAAGGCCAAGGGCTTCAAGAAGTCCCGGCCCGGCACGTACCTGTCCATCGGCACCACGCTCTTCGGCGCCCTGGGCATCATCAAGCAGGTCAAGAAGGCCCGCATCGAGCAGGACACGCTGCAGCTGATCGACGCGGCCGTCTCCGCCGCCGCCGTGGTCACCAGCGTCGCCCTGCTGGTGCGGGAGCTCAAGCGCATCGGCGACGACGACGTCCTCGCGGACTGAGCTGACCGAGCGGACTGAAAGGTTAGTTTTCCGTGACCGTCACTGAACTGGTGCCGTACGAGGACGCGCTCGCCGTCTACGAGCCCGTGATGGGGCTTGAGGTACACGTCGAGCTGGGCACCAAGACCAAGATGTTCTGCGGGTGCTCCACCGCCCTGGGGGCGGAGCCCAACACGCAGACCTGCCCCGTCTGCCTCGGCCTGCCCGGCTCCCTGCCGGTCGTCAACGCGACCGGCGTGGAGTCCGCCATCAAGATCGGCCTCGCGCTCAACTGCGAGATCGCCGAGTGGTGCCGCTTCGCCCGGAAGAACTACTTCTATCCGGACATGCCGAAGAACTTCCAGACCTCCCAGTACGACGAGCCGATCGCCTACAACGGGTACCTGGACGTCCAGTTGGAGGACGGCGAGGTCTTCCGGGTCGAGATCGAGCGCGCCCACATGGAGGAGGACACCGGCAAGTCCACCCACGTCGGTGGTGCCACCGGCCGCATCCACGGCGCCTCGCACTCGCTGCTCGACTACAACCGGGCCGGCATCCCGCTCATCGAGATCGTCACCAAGCCCATCGTCGGCGCCGGGGAGCGCGCCCCGGAGGTCGCCAAGGCGTACGTGGCCGAGCTGCGCGAGCTGATCAAGGCGCTGGGCGTCTCCGAGGCCCGGATGGAGATGGGCCAGATGCGCTGCGACGTCAACCTGTCGCTGCGGCCCCGGGGCGCCGAGAAGTTCGGCACCCGCTCGGAGACGAAGAACGTCAACTCGCTGCGCTCGGTGGAGCGGGCGGCGCGCTTCGAGATCATGCGCCACGCGGCCGTGCTCGGCGCCGGCGGCACCATCATCCAGGAGACCCGCCACTTCCACGAGGAGGACGGCTCCACCACCTCGGGCCGGGTCAAGGAGGAGGCGGAGGACTACCGCTACTTCCCCGAGCCCGACCTGGTCCCGGTGGCCCCCTCCCGCGAGTGGGTCGAGGAGCTGCGGGCCGGGCTGCCCGAGCTGCCGCGGGTGCGCCGCAACCGGCTCCGCGAGGAGTGGGGCATCTCCGAGCACGAGATGCAGTCGGTGCTCAACGCGGGCGCCATCGACCTGATCACCGCCACCATCGACGCGGGTGCGGACGCCGCCGCCGCGCGGAAGTGGTGGATGGGCGAGCTGGCCCGCCGCGCCAACGAGTCCGGCACCGACCTCGCCGCCCTGGAGATCACCCCGGCCCAGGTGGCCCGGGTGTGCTCCCTGGTGAAGGAGGGCTCGCTCAACGACAAGCTGGCCCGCCAGGTCATCGAGGGCGTGCTGGCCGGCGAGGGCGACCCGGACACCGTGGTGGAGCGCCGGGGCCTGAAGGTCGTCTCCGACGAGGGGGCCCTGGGTACCGCCGTGGACGAGGCCATCGCCGCCAACGCGGCCATCGCCGACAAGATCCGCGGCGGCAAGGTGGCCGCGGCCGGCGCGCTGGTCGGCGCGGTCATGAAGGCCACCCGCGGCCAGGCCGACGCCGCCCGGGTGCGCGAGCTGATCCTGGAGAAGCTCGGCGTCCAGGGCTGACGCGGCCTCAGCCGTTACCGTGGCGGCGGGTGCTCCCCGGAAGGGGGGTGCCCGCCGCCGCGTCTGCCGAGAGACCGCCGGAGCCCGGACGAGGAGCGCAGCATGATCACCCAGGTGCGGATCGACGGCTTCAAGTCGTTCCTGGACTTCCGGCTGGACGTACCGCCGGTCATGGTCGTGCTCGGCCTCAACGCGGCGGGCAAGTCCAACTTCTTCGACGCGCTGCGGCTGGTCTCGGGCACGTTGCGGGACGGCTTCGAGGCGACGGTCGCCGCCGACCGCAGGTTCGCGGCGCGGGACCTGTTCCACCGCGGCGGGCCGGAGGGGCGGCCGGTGCGCGAGGACTTCACCATCACGGTGGGCGCGCTGGTGCGCTCGCCGGACGGGCCGCTGCCCCTCCGGGTCCGGCTCGTGGCCCGGTACGAACCGGGACCGGGCCGCAGACCGGGGCGGGCGGTCCTCGACCCCGCGCGGAGCGCCGTGTGGGTGAGCAGCCTGAAGAACCGGGACTGGATGGACCGGCTCGGGCTCGGTACGGAGATGCGCGAGGCGATCGCCGCGGCGCGCCGCGCCTTTCTGCTCCGCACCAGGACGCCGCACCTGAGGATCCTGGACCATGGCTTCGCCGCCCATCCGCCCGGCCCCGGGACGCCCCCGCCCGCCGGCGAGGGCGGTCCCGCCGAGCTGGTCTCCCTGGTGCTGCGGGAGTGCGCCGGCTGGCAGCCGCTGCTGCTCTCCCCGGAGGCGATGCGGGGCCTGGTGCCGGTGGGGCCGGACGCCCCGCTGGACCACGACGGCCGGAACCTCCCGCTGGTGCTGGACCGGATCGAGAGCGAGGCCCCCACCGCCTGGCGGCGGCTGGTCGCCGACCTCGCCGGGGTGGTGGAGGGCGTGCGGGACGTCCGCACCCGGTACCTGGAGAGCCGGCAGGAATTCGACTACGAGGTCGAGTTCGAGCACACCGGCTGGACCGCGCCGCCCCTCCTCTCCGACGGCACCGTCCGTACGCTCGCGCTCCTCGCGGCCTGCGCCGACCCGTTGCGCCGGGGCACCCTGTGTGTGGAGGAGATCGAGAACGGCATGCACCCGACGCGTGTCGCCGACCTGGTGCGGCGGCTGCGGCGCGGCTGCGGCGCGGACCCGGCCGGGAGCGGCGCGCCGTTCCGTCAGCTGCTCGCCAGCACGCACTCGCCGGCGCTGCTCGCGGCGCTGCGGACCGATCTGACCGGGAGCCTGGTCTTCATGGAACAGGTGGACCGGGTGGATCCGCAGCGCCAGGCCGTGTCCCGGGTCTCGGTCGCCCGTCCGCTGCGCGAACGTGACCTGTCCGAGGAACCGGGCGAGACCATGTCACCGCAGCAGGTGGACCGCCTGCTCCGCCGGCTGGCACAGGGGGCGTAGTGGGGGAGCGACCGCTGCGGCCGGGACTGATCGCCGAGGGCAGCAGCGACGAGCCGTACCTCGGCAAGCTGATCAAGAAGCAGCTGGACGCCCTGCTGCTCGCGAAGAGCCACCACACGGTGGCGGTGGCGGACTGCGAGATCGCTCCGGCCCGCACCACCGGCTCCGGCGGGACGGCGGCCGTCATCGACGCCGCCTGGGACCTGGCGCAGGACTGCCACCTGCTGTTCGTCCACTGCGACGCCGACGAACGCGGCAAGGCGGAGAAGATCGCGGCCGAGCTCGCCGACCGGCGCCGCTCGGCCGAGCGGGCAGCGGTGCCCGTGCTGCTGGTTCCCGTGCTGATGACGGAATCGTGGATGCTGGCCGACCGGAAGGCCCTGGAGGCCGTCGTGCCCGGCATCGAGACGGCGGACTACCCGTACGCCAAGCCCGCGGCCGTCGAGAAGAACGTGGCGCTCCCCTCCGCGAAGAAGGCCAAGCTCGGCCCCAAACAGGTGTGGAAGGCGCTGCTCGGCGACCAGGCCCACGAGACGCTGACGGACGCGGCCGAGGCGCTGGTGCAGCGAACGGACCTCGGAGTGCTCGCGCAGGTGCCGTCGTACCGCGCATGGGTCGAGGAGACCGAGGCCGCGCTCGCCGGCCTGGGATACCTCTGAGGCGCCGCCCGCCGCCCGCCGCCTGCCGCCCGCCACCGCCCGGCCCCCGGCCCGTACCCCGGAGACATGGTGCGCGGCCCCCGGCCGGTGGGCCGGAAGGGGTGACCGCGGCGCGGCGGGGAAGGCGCGTGCCGTCCGGGGCGGATACGCCCGCGGGGGACCGCCACCCGGCCGCGACGTTCACCGCCGGGTCGGCACGCGGTCTTCCCCGGGCCATCTGCCGTCACTACCTTCCGAGCGACATCAGGCAGCAGGAGGAGGTCACGGTGGCATCGGACATCTCACGGCGGCGGCTGTTCGCACTGGGGGCGGGGGCCGCGGGCGGGGCGGCGGCCGCCTCGCTGCT
It contains:
- the gatC gene encoding Asp-tRNA(Asn)/Glu-tRNA(Gln) amidotransferase subunit GatC; this encodes MPGITREEVAHLARLARLELRDEELDHFAGQLDDIIGAVARVSEVADQDVPPTSHPLPLTNVMRPDEVRPSLTPQEALSGAPAQEQQRFKVPQILGEE
- the gatA gene encoding Asp-tRNA(Asn)/Glu-tRNA(Gln) amidotransferase subunit GatA produces the protein MADLTRLTAAETAAKIASGEVTAVEVTEAHLARIDAVDEKVHAFLHVDRAGALAQARAVDEKRERGEKLGPLAGVPLALKDIFTTKGVPTTVGSKILEGWVPPYDATLTRRLKDADVVILGKTNMDEFAMGSSTENSAYGPTGNPWDLTRIPGGSGGGSSAALASYQAPLAIGTDTGGSIRQPAAVTGTVGVKPTYGAVSRYGMVAFSSSLDQGGPCARTVLDAALLHEVIAGHDPLDSTSIDAPVPPVVEAARNGSVEGMRVGVVKQFRGEGYQAGVMQRFEESVALLKELGAEIVELDCPSFDLALAAYYLIAPSECSSNLARFDAMRYGLRVGDDGTRSAEEVTSLTREAGFGAEVKRRIMLGTYALSSGYYDAYYGSAQKVRTLIKQDFEQAFEQVDVIVSPTTPTTAFPIGERADDPMAMYLADLCTIPTNLAGNAAMSLPCGLAPEDGLPVGLQIIAPAMADDRLYRVGAAVEAAFTARWGHPLLEEAPSL
- the gatB gene encoding Asp-tRNA(Asn)/Glu-tRNA(Gln) amidotransferase subunit GatB, which gives rise to MTVTELVPYEDALAVYEPVMGLEVHVELGTKTKMFCGCSTALGAEPNTQTCPVCLGLPGSLPVVNATGVESAIKIGLALNCEIAEWCRFARKNYFYPDMPKNFQTSQYDEPIAYNGYLDVQLEDGEVFRVEIERAHMEEDTGKSTHVGGATGRIHGASHSLLDYNRAGIPLIEIVTKPIVGAGERAPEVAKAYVAELRELIKALGVSEARMEMGQMRCDVNLSLRPRGAEKFGTRSETKNVNSLRSVERAARFEIMRHAAVLGAGGTIIQETRHFHEEDGSTTSGRVKEEAEDYRYFPEPDLVPVAPSREWVEELRAGLPELPRVRRNRLREEWGISEHEMQSVLNAGAIDLITATIDAGADAAAARKWWMGELARRANESGTDLAALEITPAQVARVCSLVKEGSLNDKLARQVIEGVLAGEGDPDTVVERRGLKVVSDEGALGTAVDEAIAANAAIADKIRGGKVAAAGALVGAVMKATRGQADAARVRELILEKLGVQG
- a CDS encoding AAA family ATPase, with the translated sequence MITQVRIDGFKSFLDFRLDVPPVMVVLGLNAAGKSNFFDALRLVSGTLRDGFEATVAADRRFAARDLFHRGGPEGRPVREDFTITVGALVRSPDGPLPLRVRLVARYEPGPGRRPGRAVLDPARSAVWVSSLKNRDWMDRLGLGTEMREAIAAARRAFLLRTRTPHLRILDHGFAAHPPGPGTPPPAGEGGPAELVSLVLRECAGWQPLLLSPEAMRGLVPVGPDAPLDHDGRNLPLVLDRIESEAPTAWRRLVADLAGVVEGVRDVRTRYLESRQEFDYEVEFEHTGWTAPPLLSDGTVRTLALLAACADPLRRGTLCVEEIENGMHPTRVADLVRRLRRGCGADPAGSGAPFRQLLASTHSPALLAALRTDLTGSLVFMEQVDRVDPQRQAVSRVSVARPLRERDLSEEPGETMSPQQVDRLLRRLAQGA